The Brassica napus cultivar Da-Ae chromosome C7 unlocalized genomic scaffold, Da-Ae chrC07_Random_19, whole genome shotgun sequence nucleotide sequence CTCACAGAGAAGACGTAAAGAACAGCTATCACAGACCAATAAAATTGTGCACTATCGAGCAAACAGTCCTACTGTACGTAATACCAACAAAATTGTTAAGTTCTCACAGTATATCAAGAGCAatatactcagctacacagtcTTATAGTTCCTCATCAAACAATCAGAACAATAAGAGAACATAGAGgtagagagacagagagagagagagacatacCTGTTTCCTAGACCTAGAATGAGCAACAGATTCTCTGTTTTTGATCATACGCTTATGCCTTCTATCTCCTCTGCTTTCATTAGAATCTTGGCTTCTTTTCTTCCCAAACCTCGCaaattaatcaataaaaaacaGAACAACAATAAGTATCAGTATGACATTATCAATGAATGTCTATTCATGCAGACAAGATCAAACACGAAGAGAGACAAAACTCATATCAGAACAACTCATGATGAACCTATAAATCATTTGACTTTGTAGCTTAGTTGAATCTCAGATTTCAACCCAAAAAACATAAGAATGAAACCAACATGGACACAGAGGTATATACAAAAAACATGCTCAGTGATACGACCAATGCTGTGCTTGCGAACAAAAACCACCCCGAGTCTAAACTAGGGACCAGCATGAGTCTACGTTCATCAACAAACATATCAGAAACAAACTACTTCAGAGCCTAAGCAAATACCTTTGTAGTCCAGGAACAAGAAGCTACCGCATATGGTGGTAGatcgaggaagaagacaagCTATGGTGGGATTTTTTGTAGATCGAGGAAAAACAGAAGCTCCAGTGGAGGCTCGAGGAAGGAGAGAAGTTCCAGTGGCGGGATCTCCAAGAAAAAAGTTATGGTGGTGGTAAGAAGACAGAGAGAAGCTCCGGTGGAGGCTCGAGGAAGGAGAGAAGTTTCGGTGGCGGGATCTCCAAGAACAGAAGTCATGGTGGTGGAAAGAAGACGGAGAGAAGCTCCAGTGGTGGCCTTAGTCGAGgagaagaagaaccggttggtGGTGATGCTCCTCTGGTGCTCGTCAATGGAGTCATGGCTACAGAGAATATGAATCGCCATTTTtgtctctctctgttttttcaGGTGTAGACACAACAAAAGAGGAAGTGGTGCGGGTTTTGTGTGCCCCGCAAGACCCGCAATGACCCAAACCGCAAAGGCCCAACCCGCATGAGACTTAACCCACGAGACCCGCTGGAAGGAGAGAAGTTCCGGTGGCGGGATCTCGGAAAGAGTTCTTGGTTTGAGGGGCTTTATCGTTTCTCGGAGGACGGTCTGAGTCGCGGATGAGATCTTTTATGCTAGATACTTCGGCGACTTCTCCTGCGAGCAACCTGGCACCGAGAACCTTGCAGTTTATGGTCGAATGGCCGCCGGCCTGATGAAAGTCACAGAAAGCGTTCTCGTCGTAATTCAGATTACGAGTCCATGTATTTCCCGTTGTCCGGTCTTGCTCTGGTCCTGAATTGATGGCGTAGTTATGTGCTCCCTGGGTCTCCTCTTTCCCGTGATGGATGTttttgtcgttacgagggtttcTTCTTTTAGATTTCTGATCCGACTCGGGATCCTTCAATGAAGTTTTCG carries:
- the LOC125594976 gene encoding bZIP transcription factor 27-like, which encodes MAIHILCSHDSIDEHQRSITTNRFFFSSTKATTGASLRLLSTTMTSVLGDPATETSLLPRASTGASLCLLTTTITFFLEIPPLELLSFLEPPLELLFGKKRSQDSNESRGDRRHKRMIKNRESVAHSRSRKQ